The Micromonospora sp. NBC_01740 genome includes a window with the following:
- the pstA gene encoding phosphate ABC transporter permease PstA — protein sequence MTTTVAPHRTRPPAQPPTLKARRLPRYAAPAIAAAALLVAAAFVYGTGTGGPVLVVVVAALLYLAGLFAAANRVEGRRSARNRTWSALIHSAFVLAVLPLASVVWTLVSKGAERLDGDFFLTSMNNIGARDPNGGAYHAIVGTLQQVGIAALITVPLGILCAIYIVEYGRGRFAAAIRFFVDVMTGIPSIVAGLFVLAFWVLIVSPWFNDGRPSFSGFAAALALSVLMLPTVVRSTEEMLRLVPAPLREGAYALGVPKWKTILRVVLPTALPGIVTGVMLAIARAAGETAPVLLVAGGGAAINFNPFENNQSSLALFVYQQAGDASRYAPARAWTAALTLVSLVLILTVAAKLLARRNRLGR from the coding sequence ATGACCACCACCGTCGCACCGCACCGGACCCGTCCGCCCGCCCAGCCGCCCACCCTCAAGGCCCGGCGCCTGCCGAGGTACGCCGCGCCGGCCATCGCCGCGGCCGCCCTGCTGGTCGCCGCCGCCTTCGTGTACGGCACCGGCACCGGCGGCCCGGTGCTGGTCGTGGTGGTCGCCGCGCTGCTCTACCTGGCCGGCCTGTTCGCCGCCGCGAACCGGGTCGAGGGGCGGCGGTCGGCCCGCAACCGCACCTGGAGCGCGCTGATCCACTCCGCGTTCGTGCTGGCCGTCCTGCCGCTGGCCTCGGTGGTCTGGACGCTGGTCAGCAAGGGCGCCGAGCGCCTGGACGGCGACTTCTTCCTCACCTCGATGAACAACATCGGCGCGCGGGACCCGAACGGCGGCGCCTACCACGCGATCGTCGGCACGCTCCAGCAGGTCGGCATCGCCGCCCTGATCACCGTCCCGCTCGGCATCCTCTGCGCGATCTACATCGTCGAGTACGGCCGGGGCCGGTTCGCCGCCGCGATCCGGTTCTTCGTGGACGTGATGACGGGCATCCCGTCGATCGTCGCCGGCCTGTTCGTGCTGGCGTTCTGGGTGCTGATCGTCTCGCCGTGGTTCAACGACGGGCGGCCCAGCTTCTCCGGCTTCGCCGCCGCGCTCGCGCTGAGCGTGCTGATGCTGCCCACCGTGGTCCGCTCCACCGAGGAGATGCTGCGTCTCGTCCCGGCGCCGCTGCGCGAGGGGGCGTACGCCCTCGGCGTGCCGAAGTGGAAGACCATCCTGCGGGTCGTGCTGCCGACCGCCCTGCCGGGCATCGTCACCGGCGTCATGCTCGCCATCGCGCGCGCGGCCGGCGAGACCGCCCCGGTGCTGCTGGTCGCCGGCGGCGGCGCGGCGATCAACTTCAACCCGTTCGAGAACAACCAGTCGTCGCTGGCGCTCTTCGTCTACCAGCAGGCCGGTGACGCGTCCCGGTACGCGCCGGCACGGGCGTGGACCGCGGCACTCACCCTGGTCTCCCTCGTGCTGATCCTGACCGTCGCGGCGAAGCTGCTGGCCCGTCGCAACCGGCTCGGCCGATGA
- the pstB gene encoding phosphate ABC transporter ATP-binding protein PstB, protein MAKRIEASGVTAYYGAFKAIENINLTVEPKTVTALIGPSGCGKSTFLRSINRMHEVLPGARVEGSLTIDDQDIYDRDVDVTAVRRMIGMVFQRPNPFPTMSIFENVVAGLRLNGVRRKSILEEAAEKALRSANLWDEVKDRLGKPGAGLSGGQQQRLCIARTIAVEPQVVLMDEPCSALDPISTLAIEDLMFQLKDKFTIIIVTHNMQQAARVSDRTAFFSIEKTGDPGRLIEYDNTQKIFSNPGVKKTEDYITGRFG, encoded by the coding sequence ATGGCCAAGCGCATCGAAGCCTCGGGCGTCACCGCCTACTACGGCGCCTTCAAGGCGATCGAGAACATCAACCTGACGGTCGAGCCGAAGACGGTGACCGCCCTGATCGGCCCGTCCGGCTGCGGCAAGTCCACCTTCCTGCGGTCGATCAACCGGATGCACGAGGTGCTGCCCGGCGCCCGGGTCGAGGGCAGCCTCACCATCGACGACCAGGACATCTACGACCGGGACGTGGACGTCACCGCCGTCCGACGCATGATCGGCATGGTCTTCCAGCGGCCGAACCCGTTCCCCACCATGAGCATCTTCGAGAACGTGGTGGCCGGGCTGCGGCTCAACGGGGTCCGTAGGAAGTCGATCCTGGAGGAGGCGGCGGAGAAGGCGCTCCGCTCGGCCAACCTCTGGGACGAGGTCAAGGACCGGCTGGGCAAGCCCGGCGCCGGCCTCTCCGGCGGCCAGCAGCAGCGGCTCTGCATCGCCCGGACCATCGCCGTCGAGCCGCAGGTGGTGCTGATGGACGAGCCCTGCTCGGCGCTCGACCCGATCTCCACGCTGGCCATCGAGGACCTGATGTTCCAGCTCAAGGACAAGTTCACCATCATCATCGTCACGCACAACATGCAGCAGGCCGCCCGTGTCTCGGACCGGACCGCCTTCTTCTCGATCGAGAAGACCGGCGACCCGGGCCGCCTCATCGAGTACGACAACACGCAGAAGATCTTCAGCAACCCCGGCGTGAAGAAGACCGAGGACTACATCACCGGCCGCTTCGGCTGA
- a CDS encoding VOC family protein, translating to MSGYPRLLHTVLDSTNPRELAEFYRQLLGLRYRPGDEPPTDGTADDRDWLVLRDSDGAAQLAFQLVDRLPRTTWPRHDVPMQLHLDFTVPDASELERQRARAEALGAKLLIDRTDDSDEPLYVFADPSGHPFCIFVA from the coding sequence ATGTCTGGATATCCCCGGTTGCTGCACACCGTGCTCGACAGCACGAACCCACGGGAGCTCGCCGAGTTCTACCGGCAGCTGCTCGGGCTGCGGTACCGGCCCGGTGACGAACCGCCGACGGACGGGACGGCCGACGACCGGGACTGGCTCGTGCTCAGAGACTCCGACGGGGCGGCCCAGCTCGCCTTCCAACTCGTCGACCGCCTGCCTCGGACCACCTGGCCCCGGCACGACGTGCCGATGCAGTTGCACCTCGACTTCACGGTCCCGGACGCGTCCGAGCTGGAGAGGCAGCGTGCGCGGGCGGAGGCCCTGGGCGCGAAACTCCTGATCGACCGGACCGACGACTCCGACGAGCCGCTGTACGTCTTCGCGGACCCGTCCGGTCACCCGTTCTGCATCTTCGTGGCCTAG
- a CDS encoding NUDIX hydrolase: MTIDADGFPAPPALVAHARRFHAEGGTPAPPRVAATVLLLRPAGDDFEVYLIRRVAAMAFGGMYAFPGGGVDPSDSQAHLDWAGPTPAGWGERLGLTPEAAQAVVCAAAREVFEEAGVLLAGPDTQTVVGDVSGDDWEADRVALEQRRGGFADLLARRGLTLRSDLLLPWSRWITPEFEPRRFDTYFFVALLPEGQRTRDVSGEADHTLWARPADALARAEAGELTMLPPTLVNLAQVAAGGDLAGVARAAATRDASTPVTPRLDVPDDGEPRFVLA, from the coding sequence ATGACGATCGACGCCGACGGCTTCCCCGCACCCCCGGCGCTCGTGGCGCACGCCCGCCGGTTCCACGCCGAGGGCGGCACCCCGGCCCCGCCCCGGGTCGCGGCGACCGTCCTGCTGCTCCGGCCCGCCGGCGACGACTTCGAGGTCTACCTGATCCGGCGGGTCGCCGCGATGGCCTTCGGCGGGATGTACGCCTTCCCCGGCGGCGGGGTCGACCCCTCGGATTCGCAGGCGCACCTGGACTGGGCCGGTCCGACGCCCGCCGGCTGGGGCGAGCGGCTGGGGCTGACCCCGGAGGCCGCCCAGGCGGTCGTCTGCGCCGCCGCCCGGGAGGTCTTCGAGGAGGCCGGGGTCCTGCTCGCGGGCCCCGACACGCAGACCGTGGTCGGCGACGTGAGCGGCGACGACTGGGAGGCCGACCGGGTGGCGCTGGAGCAGCGCCGGGGCGGCTTCGCGGACCTGCTCGCCCGGCGCGGGCTCACCCTCCGGTCGGACCTGCTGCTGCCGTGGAGCCGGTGGATCACGCCGGAGTTCGAGCCGCGCCGCTTCGACACGTACTTCTTCGTGGCACTGCTGCCAGAGGGGCAGCGGACCCGGGACGTCTCCGGGGAGGCCGACCACACCCTGTGGGCCCGCCCGGCGGACGCCCTGGCCAGGGCGGAGGCCGGTGAGCTGACCATGCTCCCGCCCACCCTGGTGAACCTGGCCCAGGTGGCGGCCGGCGGCGACCTGGCCGGCGTGGCCCGCGCGGCGGCGACCCGGGACGCGTCGACCCCGGTCACCCCGCGCCTCGACGTGCCCGACGACGGCGAGCCCCGCTTCGTGCTGGCCTGA
- a CDS encoding Gfo/Idh/MocA family protein, with protein sequence MTRWGILSTGQIAARFAEDLRLVPGAELVAVGSRTAESARRFAARHGVPRAYASWAELAADDELDVVYVATPHAAHHQAALTCLAAGRAVLLEKPFTLDLATSVELVDTARAAGVFLMEAMWMRTNPLIRRVCELVADGAIGTVTNVRADFGLAGPFPPEHRLRARTLGGGALLDLGVYPVSLAHLLLGVPDHVRSWAKLSPERVDENTGIVLGYDSGAVAALTCGLVGATPVTAAVTGTAGRIELLELFFRPGSVTLHRAGAEPETITGELVGGGYQYEAAEVQRCLAEGLLESPLVPHAATLEVMALLDTIRAQIGVDYS encoded by the coding sequence ATGACTCGTTGGGGCATCCTGTCCACCGGCCAGATCGCCGCCCGCTTCGCCGAGGACCTCCGGCTGGTGCCGGGCGCCGAACTGGTGGCGGTCGGCTCACGTACCGCCGAGAGCGCGCGACGGTTCGCGGCCCGGCACGGCGTGCCGCGCGCGTACGCCTCCTGGGCGGAACTCGCCGCGGACGACGAGCTGGACGTCGTCTACGTCGCCACCCCGCACGCCGCGCACCACCAGGCGGCCCTGACCTGCCTCGCGGCCGGCCGCGCGGTGCTGCTGGAGAAGCCGTTCACCCTCGACCTGGCGACCAGCGTGGAGCTGGTCGACACCGCCCGCGCGGCCGGGGTCTTCCTCATGGAGGCCATGTGGATGCGGACGAATCCACTGATCCGCCGGGTCTGCGAGCTGGTCGCGGACGGGGCGATCGGCACGGTGACGAACGTGCGGGCCGACTTCGGGTTGGCGGGGCCGTTCCCGCCGGAGCACCGGCTGCGGGCCCGTACGCTCGGCGGCGGCGCCCTGCTCGACCTCGGCGTCTACCCGGTCAGCCTGGCCCACCTGCTGCTCGGCGTGCCCGACCACGTCCGCTCCTGGGCGAAGCTCAGCCCCGAGAGGGTCGACGAGAACACCGGGATCGTCCTCGGCTACGACTCGGGGGCGGTGGCCGCGCTGACCTGCGGCCTGGTCGGGGCGACCCCGGTGACCGCCGCCGTCACCGGCACCGCCGGCCGGATCGAGCTGCTCGAGCTGTTCTTCCGCCCCGGTTCGGTGACCCTGCACCGGGCTGGCGCCGAGCCGGAGACGATCACCGGTGAGCTGGTCGGCGGCGGCTACCAGTACGAGGCAGCCGAGGTCCAGCGCTGCCTCGCCGAGGGCCTCCTGGAGAGCCCTCTGGTGCCTCACGCCGCCACGCTGGAGGTGATGGCGCTCCTCGACACCATCCGGGCCCAGATCGGCGTCGACTACTCCTGA